Proteins from a single region of Segatella copri:
- a CDS encoding lysine exporter LysO family protein: MKGSLIIVSFFILGIIVGLCDVIPAGLLDSDVSYYALCCLMFCVGISIGCDTSVLKSFKKVNPRLMMLPVTTILGTLAGCAAVSLILSHRQLTDCLAIGSGFGYYSLSSIFITEYRGAELGTIALLANICREILTLLCAPLLAKYFGKLAPISVGGATTMDTTLPIITRYSGESFIIVSIFHGFCVDFSVPFLVTFFCSL; this comes from the coding sequence ATGAAAGGCAGTTTGATTATCGTAAGCTTCTTTATTCTGGGCATCATCGTAGGCTTGTGTGATGTGATTCCGGCAGGTCTTCTGGATAGCGACGTGAGCTATTATGCACTCTGCTGCCTGATGTTCTGCGTAGGTATCAGCATCGGTTGCGATACCTCTGTGCTGAAGAGTTTCAAGAAGGTGAATCCCCGTCTGATGATGCTCCCTGTGACGACCATTCTGGGTACGCTGGCAGGTTGTGCCGCCGTATCTCTCATCTTGAGCCACCGCCAGCTTACCGATTGTCTGGCAATCGGTTCAGGATTCGGATATTACTCACTTTCGAGTATCTTCATCACCGAATACCGGGGCGCCGAACTGGGAACCATCGCCCTTCTTGCCAACATCTGCCGCGAGATTCTCACCCTGCTGTGTGCTCCGCTGCTGGCAAAATACTTCGGCAAACTGGCACCTATCAGTGTAGGTGGAGCCACGACTATGGATACAACGTTGCCAATCATCACCCGATATTCGGGCGAGAGTTTCATCATCGTTTCCATCTTCCATGGC
- the porX gene encoding T9SS response regulator signal transducer PorX, giving the protein MSNGLLLWIDDEIELLKAHIIFLEKKGYEVQTVSNGPDAIELCRQQTFDLILLDEMMPGLSGLETLLRIKDIQPATPVVMCTKSEEENIMDQAIGSKIADYLIKPVNPNQILLSLKKNIHRKDIVAEVTQSGYQQEYQQIAMQMMECRSAEDWMEIYRRLVSWELKLSDTASPMAEMLGMQKEEANQGFAKYIAKNYLDWVSPDNRDRHLMSPDIFKRKIFPLLDEGKKVFLIVIDNFRYDQWRMLAEDIGDLFDIDEQLYMSILPTATQYARNAIFSGLMPNKIAEMFPDLWVDEDEEEGKNLNEAPLIQTQIERFRKHHTFSYHKVNDSQGADRFLEHYNECRNYDLNVLVINFIDMLSHARTESKMVRELANNESAYRSITQSWLRHSVLSELFKLLSQSDYQVVLTTDHGSIRASKPIKIVGDRNTNTNLRYKLGKNLAYQSKEVFTIKEPQRAQLPAPNLSTSYVFATGDSFFAYPNNYNYYVQYYKDTFQHGGISMEEMLIPLITLTPRKR; this is encoded by the coding sequence ATGAGCAACGGATTATTACTTTGGATAGACGACGAGATAGAACTTCTCAAGGCACACATCATCTTTCTGGAAAAGAAAGGATACGAGGTGCAGACGGTAAGCAACGGCCCTGATGCCATTGAACTTTGCCGCCAACAGACCTTCGACCTCATCCTGCTCGATGAGATGATGCCGGGACTCAGCGGACTGGAAACCCTACTACGCATCAAGGACATCCAGCCTGCCACACCGGTAGTGATGTGCACCAAGAGCGAAGAAGAAAACATCATGGACCAGGCAATCGGTTCAAAGATAGCCGACTATCTGATTAAACCCGTAAACCCGAACCAGATTCTGCTGTCGCTCAAGAAGAACATCCACCGCAAAGACATCGTGGCGGAGGTGACGCAGAGCGGATACCAGCAGGAGTACCAGCAGATAGCCATGCAGATGATGGAATGCAGAAGTGCGGAAGACTGGATGGAGATTTACAGGCGACTGGTAAGCTGGGAACTGAAGCTGAGCGATACGGCAAGTCCGATGGCAGAGATGCTGGGCATGCAGAAGGAAGAGGCTAACCAGGGTTTCGCCAAATACATAGCCAAGAACTATCTCGACTGGGTGAGTCCCGACAACAGAGACCGCCATCTGATGAGTCCCGACATCTTCAAGCGCAAGATATTCCCACTGCTCGATGAAGGCAAGAAGGTGTTCCTGATTGTGATAGATAACTTCCGCTATGACCAGTGGCGCATGCTGGCTGAAGACATCGGCGACCTGTTCGACATCGATGAGCAGCTCTACATGAGCATCCTTCCTACCGCCACGCAATATGCGCGCAACGCCATCTTCAGCGGCCTGATGCCGAACAAGATAGCCGAAATGTTCCCTGACCTCTGGGTAGATGAGGACGAGGAGGAAGGCAAGAACCTCAACGAGGCGCCGCTGATACAGACCCAGATAGAGCGATTCAGAAAGCACCATACCTTCAGTTATCACAAGGTGAACGATTCGCAGGGTGCCGACCGCTTCCTGGAGCATTATAACGAATGCCGGAACTACGATTTGAACGTGCTGGTGATTAACTTCATCGACATGCTCTCTCACGCGCGTACCGAATCTAAGATGGTGCGCGAGCTTGCCAACAACGAGAGTGCCTACCGCAGCATCACGCAGAGCTGGCTCCGCCATTCGGTTCTCTCCGAGCTCTTCAAGCTCCTTTCGCAGAGCGATTACCAGGTAGTGCTCACCACCGACCACGGCAGCATCAGGGCATCGAAACCAATCAAGATTGTAGGCGACCGCAATACAAACACCAACCTGCGCTACAAGCTGGGCAAGAATCTGGCTTACCAGAGCAAGGAAGTTTTCACCATCAAGGAGCCTCAGCGTGCCCAGTTGCCTGCACCTAACCTGAGTACCTCGTATGTATTTGCCACAGGCGACAGTTTCTTCGCCTATCCGAATAATTACAACTATTATGTGCAATACTACAAGGATACCTTCCAGCACGGCGGCATCTCGATGGAGGAAATGCTCATACCGCTCATCACACTGACACCGAGAAAAAGGTAA
- the trxA gene encoding thioredoxin has product MEVTITTENFESYKNGELPLVVDLWATWCGPCRQIAPIVSELAEEFDGKLVVGKCDVEENDDIAMEFGVRNIPTILFFKGGQLVDKFVGAASKATLTEKFQALL; this is encoded by the coding sequence ATGGAAGTAACAATTACAACCGAGAATTTCGAGAGCTACAAGAATGGCGAACTGCCATTGGTAGTAGATTTGTGGGCAACATGGTGCGGTCCTTGCCGCCAGATTGCTCCTATCGTATCAGAACTTGCTGAGGAGTTTGACGGCAAGTTGGTAGTAGGCAAGTGTGATGTAGAGGAGAACGACGACATCGCTATGGAGTTTGGTGTTCGTAATATCCCTACCATCCTCTTCTTCAAGGGTGGCCAGCTGGTAGACAAGTTTGTTGGCGCAGCCTCTAAGGCAACCCTCACCGAGAAGTTCCAGGCTCTCCTGTAA
- a CDS encoding LysO family transporter has product MLKIVMIMLCGIGTGYLLRNKKMSFIGRIITALIWVLLFLLGIEVGSNPRIISGLQTLGLEAIALTLGGSLGSALFAWALWKYVTAKQAKSSAHAETGKGGKA; this is encoded by the coding sequence ATGCTCAAGATAGTAATGATTATGCTATGCGGAATAGGTACCGGCTATCTGCTCCGCAACAAGAAAATGAGTTTTATCGGCCGTATTATCACGGCTCTGATATGGGTACTCCTGTTCCTGCTCGGTATCGAGGTAGGTTCTAACCCTCGTATCATCAGCGGTCTTCAGACCCTGGGACTTGAGGCGATAGCCCTGACCTTGGGAGGCAGTCTGGGTAGTGCACTCTTTGCTTGGGCATTGTGGAAGTATGTTACAGCAAAGCAGGCTAAATCGTCGGCTCACGCTGAAACCGGGAAAGGAGGCAAGGCATGA
- the tsaE gene encoding tRNA (adenosine(37)-N6)-threonylcarbamoyltransferase complex ATPase subunit type 1 TsaE, which produces MKIKIDSLDTIHEAAKEFLQNMGDGKVFAFYGKMGAGKTTFVKAICEELGVEDVITSPTFALVNEYTAGDGSPVYHFDFYRIKKLDEVYDMGYEDYFYSGNLCFLEWPELIEELLPEDCTKVTITVEEDGTRSVEW; this is translated from the coding sequence ATGAAGATAAAAATTGACTCATTAGACACGATCCATGAAGCAGCCAAGGAATTTCTGCAGAACATGGGCGACGGCAAGGTCTTTGCCTTCTATGGCAAGATGGGAGCCGGAAAGACAACATTTGTAAAAGCCATTTGCGAAGAACTGGGCGTAGAAGATGTCATCACATCTCCTACCTTCGCCCTCGTAAACGAATATACAGCGGGCGACGGCTCACCTGTCTACCACTTCGATTTCTACCGCATCAAGAAACTCGATGAGGTATACGATATGGGCTACGAAGATTATTTCTACAGCGGCAACCTCTGTTTCCTGGAGTGGCCGGAACTGATAGAAGAACTGCTGCCGGAAGACTGCACCAAAGTGACTATCACCGTCGAAGAAGACGGAACAAGAAGCGTAGAATGGTAA
- the dnaE gene encoding DNA polymerase III subunit alpha has translation MEDFVHLHVHTQYSILDGQSKIPHLVDKAIKDGMKGMAVTDHGVMFGIKELTDYCGKINKDRKKEGLEPFKPIIGCEMYVARRTKADREKDKGDMSGYHLIVLAKNYNGYKNLIKLVSNSWVDGYYMRPRTDRADLEKYHEDLIVCSACIAGEVPSKILHGDLEGAREACQWYHNLFGDDYYLELQRHKVPDDPSLLANREAYELQQRANKELIKMAREFNIKLVCTNDCHFEDKETAEAHDHLLCIATGKDLDDPNRLRYSKQEWFKTRQEMNEVFSDIPEALSNTLEVLDKVEIYSIDHGPIMPFFPIPESFGTEEQLRQKVSEEDLYKEFTTDENGKNPLPPEEGQKVIDRLGGYDKIYRIKFEAEYLRHLAYEGAKKLYGDPLPENVDEHVNFELHVMKTMGFPGYFLIVSDFIRAAREELGVMVGPGRGSAAGSVVAYCLGITKIDPLKYDLLFERFLNPDRVNLPDIDTDFDDDGRGKVLRWVMDKYGHENCAHIITYGSMATKNSIKDVARVEKLPLDKANALCKAIPDRLPDGAKMNLPNAIKYTPELREAEFSNDPRESNTIKYAKMLEGTIRGTGIHACGFIICRDPISNWVPVSTADDPDFPGLKTAVTQYDGHVIETTGLIKMDFLGLKTLSEMKEACKVIKQTTGDVVDLDTIPIDDELTYQLYQRGQTIGTFQFESPGMQKYLRELKPTVFEDLIAMNALYRPGPMDYIPDFIARKNGKQAITYDIPCMEKYLKDTYGITVYQEQVMLLSRQLASFTRGESDALRKAMGKKKKAIVDAMKPKFIKQGQENGHDPKVLEKIWGDWEKFASYAFNKSHATCYSWVAYQTAYLKAHYPAEYMAALMTRRFAQITEITKLMEECQSMGIKTLGPDVNESYRVFGVNEHGEIRFGLSAIKGMGAPAADAIVAERLKNGPYKSIFDFAERVDYSSVNRKAFETLALSGGFDSFGIRREQFFGKNNKGETFLDTLVRYGQLFQQEQHEAANSLFGGTEAIEIATPPIPDAESWSTIERLNRERELVGIYLSAHPLDEYSIILNSLCNTHCSELGDKQELAKKEDVVLGGIITGVKSKFTKTGKPCGFVTLEDFEGSGELALFGEDWGKWRGIMVEGSTIYITAKCVSRYGNANYLDFQIGNVEYLQTVKENRIDRFTINVESDAIDETMVSDLQTILENDEGKAQLFFQIHDVDSNTYLLMRAREHTVGVGHALIQYIEQHPKMSYQIN, from the coding sequence ATGGAAGATTTTGTTCATTTGCATGTACACACCCAATACTCCATCCTCGACGGTCAGTCGAAGATACCGCATCTGGTAGATAAGGCCATCAAGGACGGCATGAAGGGTATGGCGGTAACCGACCACGGTGTGATGTTCGGCATCAAGGAACTTACCGACTATTGCGGCAAGATTAATAAAGACCGCAAGAAGGAGGGACTCGAACCTTTCAAGCCTATCATAGGCTGCGAGATGTATGTGGCACGCCGAACCAAAGCCGACCGAGAGAAGGATAAGGGCGATATGAGCGGTTATCACCTCATTGTACTTGCCAAGAATTATAATGGATACAAGAACCTCATCAAGCTGGTGAGCAATTCGTGGGTGGATGGTTACTACATGCGCCCACGAACCGACCGTGCCGATCTGGAGAAGTATCACGAAGACCTCATCGTCTGTTCGGCATGTATTGCAGGCGAGGTGCCATCCAAGATTCTGCATGGTGACCTGGAAGGAGCCCGCGAGGCTTGCCAGTGGTACCACAACCTCTTTGGCGATGATTACTATCTCGAGCTCCAGCGCCATAAAGTGCCCGATGATCCAAGTCTGCTTGCCAACCGCGAGGCTTACGAGTTGCAGCAGCGTGCCAACAAGGAACTTATCAAGATGGCAAGGGAGTTTAACATCAAACTGGTGTGCACCAACGACTGCCACTTCGAGGATAAGGAGACTGCCGAGGCTCACGACCATCTGCTCTGTATCGCTACCGGCAAGGATCTCGACGACCCTAACCGTCTGCGCTATTCCAAGCAGGAATGGTTCAAGACCCGCCAGGAGATGAACGAGGTGTTCTCGGATATCCCCGAAGCACTTTCCAATACCCTCGAAGTATTAGATAAGGTGGAGATTTACAGCATCGACCATGGTCCTATCATGCCTTTCTTCCCGATTCCGGAGAGTTTCGGTACCGAGGAGCAGTTGCGACAGAAGGTATCAGAAGAAGACCTCTACAAGGAGTTTACCACTGATGAGAACGGCAAGAACCCGCTGCCACCAGAGGAAGGTCAGAAGGTAATCGACCGATTGGGCGGTTACGATAAGATATACCGTATCAAGTTTGAGGCAGAATATCTTCGCCACCTTGCCTACGAGGGAGCCAAAAAGCTTTATGGCGACCCGCTGCCCGAGAATGTTGACGAGCATGTAAACTTCGAGCTCCACGTGATGAAGACCATGGGTTTCCCGGGCTACTTCCTCATCGTATCAGACTTCATCAGGGCGGCGCGCGAGGAACTCGGCGTGATGGTGGGCCCGGGACGTGGATCTGCGGCAGGTTCGGTGGTGGCTTACTGCTTGGGCATTACCAAGATTGACCCATTGAAGTACGACCTCCTGTTTGAGCGTTTCCTGAACCCAGACCGTGTGAACCTTCCGGATATTGATACCGACTTTGATGATGACGGCCGAGGCAAGGTGCTGAGATGGGTAATGGATAAGTACGGTCATGAGAACTGTGCCCATATCATAACCTATGGTTCCATGGCGACGAAGAACTCCATCAAGGACGTGGCGCGTGTAGAGAAGTTGCCGTTGGATAAGGCGAATGCACTCTGCAAGGCTATCCCGGACCGTTTGCCTGACGGTGCCAAGATGAACCTGCCCAATGCCATCAAATATACCCCAGAGCTGCGCGAGGCTGAGTTCTCCAACGATCCCCGCGAGAGCAATACCATCAAGTATGCCAAGATGCTCGAGGGAACCATCCGAGGCACGGGTATCCATGCCTGCGGATTCATCATCTGCCGCGACCCTATCAGCAACTGGGTGCCTGTATCAACTGCCGATGACCCTGATTTCCCGGGACTGAAGACGGCGGTAACGCAGTACGACGGCCATGTCATCGAGACCACCGGTCTGATTAAGATGGACTTCCTGGGCTTGAAGACCCTCTCCGAGATGAAGGAGGCATGCAAGGTTATCAAGCAGACTACGGGCGATGTCGTTGACCTCGATACCATCCCTATCGATGACGAACTGACCTATCAGCTCTATCAGCGCGGTCAGACCATCGGAACCTTCCAGTTCGAGTCGCCGGGTATGCAGAAGTATCTCCGTGAGCTGAAGCCTACGGTATTCGAGGACCTCATCGCCATGAACGCCCTCTACCGTCCGGGACCTATGGATTATATCCCTGATTTCATTGCCCGCAAGAACGGCAAGCAGGCGATCACATACGATATTCCGTGTATGGAGAAGTATCTGAAGGATACCTACGGCATCACGGTCTATCAGGAGCAGGTGATGCTTCTTTCCCGTCAGTTGGCGAGCTTCACCCGAGGCGAGTCAGATGCCCTGCGTAAGGCGATGGGTAAGAAGAAAAAGGCTATCGTAGATGCGATGAAGCCTAAGTTTATCAAACAGGGACAGGAGAACGGCCACGACCCGAAGGTGCTGGAGAAGATATGGGGCGACTGGGAGAAGTTTGCTTCCTACGCCTTCAACAAGTCTCATGCCACCTGTTATTCGTGGGTAGCCTACCAGACTGCCTATCTCAAGGCACACTATCCTGCCGAATATATGGCGGCGCTGATGACCCGACGCTTTGCACAGATTACCGAAATCACCAAGCTGATGGAGGAGTGCCAGTCGATGGGCATCAAGACCTTGGGTCCGGATGTGAATGAGAGTTACCGCGTGTTCGGTGTGAACGAGCATGGAGAGATACGTTTCGGTCTTTCAGCCATCAAGGGTATGGGTGCTCCGGCAGCCGATGCCATCGTGGCAGAGCGTCTGAAGAACGGACCTTATAAGAGCATCTTCGATTTTGCCGAGCGTGTAGATTACTCCAGCGTGAACCGCAAGGCTTTCGAAACCTTGGCGCTGAGTGGCGGTTTCGACAGCTTTGGCATCCGTCGCGAGCAGTTCTTCGGCAAGAACAACAAGGGCGAAACTTTCCTTGATACGCTGGTGCGCTACGGTCAGCTCTTCCAGCAGGAGCAGCACGAGGCTGCCAACTCACTCTTTGGCGGTACCGAGGCGATAGAGATAGCTACGCCGCCTATTCCTGATGCAGAGAGCTGGAGCACCATCGAACGTCTGAACCGTGAGCGCGAGCTTGTGGGCATCTATCTTTCTGCCCATCCGCTCGATGAGTACAGCATCATCCTCAATTCCCTCTGCAATACCCATTGCTCTGAACTGGGCGACAAGCAGGAGCTGGCAAAGAAGGAGGATGTGGTGCTGGGCGGCATTATCACGGGTGTGAAGTCGAAGTTTACCAAGACGGGCAAGCCGTGCGGTTTCGTTACGCTCGAAGACTTTGAGGGTTCAGGCGAGCTGGCTCTCTTTGGCGAGGACTGGGGCAAGTGGCGCGGCATCATGGTTGAAGGCAGCACCATCTACATCACCGCCAAGTGCGTTTCCCGTTACGGCAATGCCAACTATCTCGATTTCCAGATAGGCAATGTAGAGTATCTGCAGACGGTCAAGGAGAACCGCATCGACCGCTTCACCATCAATGTGGAGAGCGATGCGATAGATGAAACGATGGTTAGCGACCTGCAGACCATTCTGGAGAATGACGAGGGCAAGGCGCAGCTCTTTTTCCAGATACATGATGTAGACAGCAATACCTATCTGCTGATGCGTGCCCGTGAGCATACGGTAGGCGTGGGCCATGCCCTCATTCAGTATATCGAGCAGCATCCTAAGATGAGCTATCAGATCAATTAG